A region of Myxococcaceae bacterium JPH2 DNA encodes the following proteins:
- a CDS encoding ABC transporter ATP-binding protein, with amino-acid sequence MLEVRGLTTELRLEGGPVRAVDGVSFSVPAGSTLGVVGESGCGKSLTALSVMRLVPEPVARIVSGEVRLSGVDLLLLPEARMREVRGRALGMVFQEPMTSLNPVHTVGEQLAEGPRLHLGESRRRARERAVELLRTVGIPAPEERVDAYPHQLSGGMRQRVMIAMALACDPSVLIADEPTTALDVTVQAQILELLKRVQAARHMAVLLITHDLGVVAGQCDTVAVMYAGRVVEHAPVRELFAHPAHPYTAGLLRSIPSWDAARGESAEGARPRLRAIPGMVPSLRQLPKGCAFRERCERAVERCAQVAPPLEVKRGTQLAACHQPVPVS; translated from the coding sequence GTGCTGGAGGTGCGAGGGCTGACCACGGAGCTGCGGTTGGAGGGCGGCCCGGTGCGCGCCGTGGACGGCGTGTCGTTCTCGGTCCCAGCGGGGAGCACGCTCGGCGTGGTGGGCGAGAGCGGCTGCGGCAAGAGCCTGACCGCGTTGTCGGTGATGCGGCTCGTCCCCGAGCCTGTCGCGCGCATCGTCTCAGGTGAAGTCCGCCTGAGTGGTGTGGACCTCCTGTTGCTCCCGGAGGCGCGGATGCGCGAGGTGCGCGGACGCGCGCTGGGCATGGTGTTCCAGGAGCCGATGACCTCGCTCAACCCCGTGCACACGGTGGGCGAGCAGCTCGCCGAAGGACCTCGGCTCCACCTGGGGGAGTCCCGCCGTCGCGCGCGCGAGCGGGCCGTGGAGTTGCTGCGCACCGTGGGCATTCCGGCGCCCGAGGAGCGCGTGGACGCCTATCCGCACCAGCTCTCCGGGGGCATGCGCCAGCGGGTGATGATCGCGATGGCGCTCGCGTGCGACCCCTCGGTGCTCATCGCGGACGAGCCAACAACTGCATTGGACGTCACGGTCCAGGCGCAGATTCTGGAGCTGCTCAAGCGCGTGCAGGCAGCGCGTCACATGGCCGTGCTGCTCATCACCCACGATCTGGGCGTGGTGGCGGGGCAGTGCGACACCGTCGCGGTGATGTACGCGGGCAGGGTGGTGGAGCACGCGCCCGTGCGCGAGCTGTTCGCGCATCCCGCGCACCCGTACACGGCGGGGCTGTTGCGCTCGATTCCCTCCTGGGATGCGGCACGCGGGGAGTCGGCGGAAGGCGCGCGTCCCCGGCTGCGCGCCATCCCGGGCATGGTGCCTTCCCTGCGACAGCTCCCGAAGGGCTGTGCCTTTCGCGAGCGCTGCGAGCGAGCCGTGGAGCGCTGTGCCCAGGTCGCGCCGCCGCTGGAGGTGAAGCGAGGGACGCAGCTCGCCGCATGTCATCAGCCGGTGCCCGTGTCATGA
- a CDS encoding biopolymer transporter ExbD — MGMGKTPGSDDENEGVFAEINITPLTDVMLVLLIIFMVTSTVIVQQGPGGGVKTGLKVNLPKGGAADVTARTTDLSVAVLADGRFVVAGNVVSQDELKKAFEQARGQNPDTVVIVQADEGVPHGTVVQVMELAKKAGLAQLAIGVREGE; from the coding sequence ATGGGCATGGGAAAGACGCCAGGGTCGGATGACGAGAACGAGGGCGTGTTCGCGGAGATCAACATCACGCCGCTGACGGACGTGATGCTGGTGCTGCTCATCATCTTCATGGTGACGAGCACCGTCATCGTCCAGCAGGGCCCCGGCGGCGGCGTGAAGACGGGCCTCAAGGTGAACCTGCCCAAGGGCGGCGCCGCGGACGTCACCGCGCGCACCACGGACCTGTCCGTGGCGGTGCTGGCGGATGGCCGCTTCGTCGTGGCGGGCAACGTGGTGTCCCAGGACGAGCTGAAGAAGGCCTTCGAGCAGGCCCGGGGACAGAACCCGGACACCGTGGTCATCGTCCAGGCGGACGAGGGTGTTCCCCACGGCACGGTGGTCCAGGTGATGGAGCTGGCGAAGAAGGCCGGACTGGCCCAGCTCGCCATCGGCGTGCGCGAGGGCGAGTAG
- a CDS encoding HD domain-containing protein, which yields MDRILVVDDDVLILAALSRILQTEGYDVVTHSDPVLAAREVGFHVVLTDFMMPYLNGIELLSALREKNPRAVRLMLTAAADFRTASEAVNRGEVFRLLGKPWALSELTSSVRQAVEHYRLVEANERLTREVAEKNAELLAINRELEHRVVERTTGLLDGLISALDYRDTETQWHSRRVSLYARRVAEEIGLAGYALDVVEQGALLHDIGKIGVRDSILLKPGPLTPEEWVEMRKHPEFGYRMLAKMPYLHDAALIVMQHQERWDGKGYPQNLAGEEIVIGARIFCLVDTLDAITSDRPYRKGRPLAVAKDEIRRCAGTQFDPALAEAFLRIPDSEWARIRHDVEQMEEAENRRWNLEPLGGGPPVPPARASGS from the coding sequence ATGGACCGCATCCTCGTGGTGGATGACGACGTGCTCATCCTGGCCGCGCTGTCTCGGATCCTGCAGACGGAGGGGTACGACGTCGTCACGCACAGTGATCCCGTACTCGCCGCGCGAGAGGTGGGCTTCCACGTCGTCCTCACGGACTTCATGATGCCGTACCTCAACGGCATCGAATTGCTGTCCGCGTTGCGTGAGAAGAACCCGCGCGCAGTCCGGCTGATGCTGACGGCGGCGGCGGACTTCCGCACCGCCTCCGAGGCGGTCAACCGGGGTGAGGTGTTCCGCCTGCTGGGCAAGCCCTGGGCGCTCAGCGAGTTGACCAGCAGCGTGCGTCAGGCGGTCGAGCACTACCGACTGGTGGAGGCCAACGAGCGGCTGACGCGCGAGGTGGCGGAGAAGAACGCGGAGCTGCTCGCCATCAACCGCGAGCTGGAGCATCGCGTGGTGGAGCGCACCACGGGCCTTCTGGACGGGCTGATCAGCGCGCTCGACTATCGCGACACCGAGACGCAATGGCACTCGCGTCGCGTCTCGCTCTATGCGCGGCGGGTGGCCGAGGAGATTGGGCTGGCCGGCTACGCGCTGGACGTGGTCGAGCAAGGCGCGCTGCTGCATGACATTGGCAAGATTGGCGTGCGCGACTCCATCCTGCTCAAGCCCGGTCCGCTGACGCCCGAGGAATGGGTGGAGATGCGCAAGCACCCCGAGTTCGGCTACCGCATGCTCGCGAAGATGCCCTACCTGCACGACGCGGCGCTCATCGTGATGCAGCACCAGGAGCGGTGGGACGGCAAGGGCTACCCGCAGAACCTGGCGGGTGAAGAGATCGTCATCGGGGCCCGCATCTTCTGTCTCGTGGACACGCTGGATGCCATCACCTCGGACCGGCCCTATCGCAAGGGCCGGCCGCTGGCAGTGGCCAAGGATGAGATCCGCCGGTGTGCCGGGACGCAGTTCGACCCGGCGCTCGCCGAGGCCTTCCTGCGCATCCCCGACAGCGAGTGGGCCCGCATCCGCCATGACGTCGAGCAGATGGAGGAGGCGGAGAACCGCCGCTGGAACCTCGAGCCGCTCGGTGGCGGCCCGCCCGTTCCGCCCGCGAGGGCGAGCGGAAGCTGA
- a CDS encoding MaoC family dehydratase, translating to MPARKLYFESIRVGDELPALAKAPIDRVQLSRYAGASGDYNPVHVDEVYAKSVGMPSVYAPGMLVMGMLGQLISDWARGGQLRRYNVRFIKMVWPGDTVVCKGRVSDRHGSGGRYFVEIDLWAENQRGELVMKGGSQIQLFFSLEDESRQRSGQAPIVVEVPRESLATASANAGGSSVPRAPEEGEDSGEPRTGASSKKTAPREKPAAKTATLPSARKPKK from the coding sequence ATGCCCGCGCGCAAGCTCTATTTCGAGTCCATCCGCGTCGGTGACGAGCTGCCGGCCCTGGCCAAGGCTCCCATCGACCGCGTGCAGTTGTCGCGCTACGCGGGGGCCTCCGGCGACTACAACCCGGTGCACGTGGACGAGGTCTACGCCAAGAGCGTGGGCATGCCGTCCGTCTACGCGCCGGGGATGCTGGTGATGGGCATGCTCGGCCAGCTCATCAGCGACTGGGCCCGGGGCGGCCAGCTGCGGCGCTACAACGTCCGCTTCATCAAGATGGTCTGGCCCGGGGACACCGTGGTCTGCAAGGGCCGCGTGAGCGACCGGCACGGCTCCGGCGGTCGCTACTTCGTGGAGATCGACCTCTGGGCGGAGAACCAGCGGGGCGAACTCGTCATGAAGGGCGGCTCGCAAATCCAGCTCTTCTTCTCGCTCGAGGACGAGAGCCGGCAGCGCTCCGGTCAGGCCCCCATCGTCGTCGAGGTGCCCCGCGAGAGCCTGGCCACCGCCAGCGCCAACGCGGGCGGGTCCTCCGTGCCCCGCGCCCCGGAAGAGGGCGAGGACTCGGGCGAGCCCCGCACTGGCGCCTCGTCCAAGAAGACCGCCCCCCGAGAGAAGCCCGCCGCCAAGACGGCGACCCTGCCCTCGGCACGCAAGCCCAAGAAGTAG
- a CDS encoding dihydrodipicolinate reductase, which translates to MARAPAGPVPVVVMGLGFIGQEIAKAALSSQEVELIGAVDTQPALVGRALGEVLGLPAPKVKVMDTLERAVGRRQGVVLLHATGSRLPDVMAQLLEALKLGLPVASTCEELAFPYLKHPELADKLDRAAQRAGVAVVGTGVNPGFVLDRLIATAGQVCGPVRKVTATRVVDARTRREALQRKVGAGLSEDEFFALVDSEQLGHVGLVESAALAALGLGLDCDDYEEEVAPVFAEEDISGGAFAVKKGRVAGMFQSVVGLEDGQERVRLELTIAVGAEDPKDRIEIDADPKLVLEVPGGVAGDRATANALVNAAPRLTAAEAGLLTVLELPAGR; encoded by the coding sequence ATGGCTAGAGCCCCCGCAGGGCCGGTGCCGGTGGTGGTGATGGGGCTGGGGTTCATTGGGCAGGAAATTGCCAAGGCAGCCCTGTCCTCTCAGGAGGTCGAGCTCATCGGCGCAGTGGATACCCAGCCGGCACTGGTGGGTCGCGCGCTCGGTGAGGTGCTCGGTCTCCCCGCACCCAAAGTGAAGGTGATGGACACGCTGGAGCGCGCCGTGGGGCGCCGTCAGGGCGTGGTCCTCTTGCATGCGACCGGCTCCCGGTTGCCCGACGTGATGGCGCAGCTGCTCGAGGCGCTGAAGCTGGGCCTGCCGGTGGCGAGCACCTGCGAGGAGCTGGCCTTCCCGTACCTGAAGCACCCCGAGCTGGCGGACAAGCTGGATCGCGCCGCGCAGCGCGCCGGCGTGGCGGTGGTGGGCACGGGCGTCAACCCGGGCTTCGTGTTGGACCGGCTCATCGCGACGGCAGGGCAGGTCTGCGGTCCGGTGCGCAAGGTGACGGCGACGCGGGTGGTGGACGCGCGCACGCGCCGCGAGGCGCTCCAGCGCAAGGTGGGCGCGGGGCTGAGCGAGGATGAGTTCTTCGCCTTGGTGGACAGCGAGCAGCTGGGCCACGTGGGGCTGGTGGAGTCCGCCGCGCTCGCCGCGCTGGGGCTGGGGCTGGACTGTGACGATTACGAAGAGGAAGTCGCGCCCGTCTTCGCGGAGGAAGACATCTCCGGGGGCGCGTTCGCGGTGAAGAAGGGTCGCGTGGCGGGCATGTTCCAGTCCGTGGTGGGACTGGAGGATGGCCAGGAGCGCGTGCGTCTGGAGTTGACTATCGCTGTGGGGGCGGAAGACCCCAAGGATCGGATTGAAATCGACGCGGATCCTAAGTTGGTGCTGGAAGTTCCGGGGGGTGTGGCGGGGGACCGGGCCACCGCGAATGCGCTGGTGAATGCCGCGCCACGCTTGACGGCCGCCGAAGCAGGGCTCCTCACGGTGCTCGAGCTTCCGGCAGGACGGTAA
- a CDS encoding general secretion pathway protein GspE, translated as MRKKIGELLVQAGVVTEEQVKTALASVRRGQGRKLGEVLISQGACNTTDIARALATQYELPFVELPENIPVAVASLVSVDFQSEHRILPFRLESEGRGEKLHVAVEDPADLTIVDELRFQLSKQLRIFVASPDDMDTALARARGEPLDIVEAEPLDEEPVAAPPRPRPAASAAAMPWELPPPPPDESKSSGVDVLEDLLGAKARPSPAKPPPPPVPDEDEAESGSGKPRVPVVMFGGAAQGLRPSVVLTPTPSFSDEDLAVLDDLDRLSKGEEPSLDTEKVKPARMVASLIRLLIRKGLIQESEFLEELARK; from the coding sequence ATGCGCAAGAAGATTGGCGAGCTGCTGGTCCAGGCCGGCGTGGTGACCGAGGAGCAGGTCAAGACCGCGCTGGCGTCCGTGCGTCGCGGCCAGGGACGGAAGCTGGGCGAGGTCCTCATCTCCCAAGGCGCGTGCAACACGACGGACATCGCGCGGGCGCTGGCGACTCAGTACGAGCTGCCCTTCGTGGAGCTGCCCGAGAACATCCCCGTCGCGGTGGCGTCGCTCGTGTCGGTGGACTTCCAGTCCGAGCACCGCATCCTCCCGTTCCGCCTGGAGTCAGAGGGGCGGGGCGAGAAGCTGCACGTGGCGGTGGAGGATCCGGCGGACCTGACCATCGTGGACGAGCTGCGGTTCCAGCTCAGCAAGCAGCTGCGCATCTTCGTCGCGTCACCTGACGACATGGACACCGCGCTGGCGCGTGCCCGGGGAGAGCCCTTGGACATCGTGGAGGCAGAGCCACTCGACGAGGAGCCGGTCGCTGCTCCGCCGCGTCCGCGTCCAGCCGCGAGCGCCGCGGCGATGCCCTGGGAGCTGCCCCCGCCTCCGCCGGACGAGTCCAAGTCCTCAGGCGTCGATGTGCTGGAGGACTTGCTCGGGGCGAAGGCGCGCCCGAGTCCCGCGAAGCCGCCGCCGCCGCCCGTTCCGGATGAGGATGAGGCGGAGTCCGGGTCGGGCAAGCCGCGCGTCCCGGTGGTGATGTTCGGGGGCGCCGCGCAGGGCTTGCGACCGTCGGTGGTGCTCACGCCCACGCCCAGCTTCTCGGACGAGGACCTGGCGGTGCTGGACGACCTCGACCGCCTGTCCAAGGGCGAGGAGCCGAGCCTCGACACGGAGAAGGTGAAGCCCGCGCGCATGGTGGCGAGCCTCATCCGGTTGCTGATCCGCAAGGGACTCATCCAGGAGTCGGAGTTCCTGGAGGAGCTGGCGCGGAAGTGA
- a CDS encoding general secretion pathway protein GspE: protein MAQIKLGELLIKANVLQESQLKAALAEQAKWGGKLGEILVRMNLVSEDILVRALSKQLGMPAVNLEAVQSVQPHVKAKISTQTARDFSVLPLQLRDEGKTLVVAMSDPLNVRMLDELRAITKCRIVVNVAGRTSIARAFARIYEETAELEDADTNFKVVDAQGRTVVKNLKDLDPAAAAVVSAGPPPPTSAAPRSAAAPRAQAPVVEAPPARAGGSPADMLRSVEDVQRKEVAALKAMVELCIEKGIFSREEYLAKVKR, encoded by the coding sequence ATGGCACAGATCAAGCTTGGCGAACTGCTGATCAAGGCGAACGTGCTCCAGGAGAGCCAGCTCAAGGCCGCGCTCGCCGAACAGGCGAAGTGGGGCGGAAAGCTGGGGGAGATCCTGGTCCGGATGAACCTCGTGTCCGAGGACATCCTGGTCCGCGCCCTGTCCAAGCAGCTCGGAATGCCCGCCGTGAACCTGGAGGCGGTGCAGAGCGTTCAGCCGCACGTGAAGGCGAAGATCTCCACGCAGACGGCGCGGGACTTCTCCGTGCTGCCGCTTCAGCTTCGGGATGAGGGCAAGACGCTGGTGGTGGCCATGTCGGATCCGCTCAACGTGCGGATGCTCGACGAGCTGCGCGCCATCACCAAGTGTCGCATCGTGGTGAACGTGGCGGGGCGGACGTCCATCGCGCGCGCGTTCGCCCGCATCTACGAGGAGACGGCCGAGCTGGAGGACGCGGACACCAACTTCAAGGTGGTGGACGCGCAGGGTCGCACTGTCGTCAAGAACCTCAAGGACCTGGACCCTGCCGCGGCCGCGGTGGTGAGCGCCGGGCCTCCTCCTCCGACGAGCGCGGCGCCCCGGAGCGCCGCGGCGCCTCGCGCGCAGGCGCCCGTGGTGGAGGCTCCTCCAGCCCGCGCTGGCGGCAGCCCGGCGGACATGCTCCGCAGCGTCGAGGACGTTCAGCGCAAGGAAGTGGCCGCGCTCAAGGCGATGGTCGAGCTGTGCATCGAGAAGGGCATCTTCTCGCGCGAGGAGTACCTCGCGAAGGTCAAGCGGTAG
- a CDS encoding MaoC family dehydratase N-terminal domain-containing protein gives MLDKNAIGRASPPTLNEVEKGSIRRFAEAIGDYNPIYYDEEYARASGYPTIVAPPTFPASFHSAADLRELLGVGIKSLLHAEQGFDYERPIFAGDRIFVSTRVADVFERPGIAGKMDIAVIEDEGRDEEGNLVFRARRTLVVRASKETP, from the coding sequence ATGCTCGACAAGAACGCGATCGGCCGTGCCTCGCCGCCGACGCTGAATGAAGTGGAGAAGGGGTCCATCCGGCGCTTCGCGGAGGCCATCGGAGACTACAATCCCATCTACTACGACGAGGAGTACGCTCGAGCTTCGGGCTACCCCACCATTGTCGCGCCCCCTACCTTTCCCGCGTCGTTCCACTCCGCCGCCGACCTTCGAGAGCTGCTCGGCGTAGGCATCAAGAGCTTGCTGCACGCGGAGCAGGGCTTCGACTACGAGCGTCCCATCTTCGCCGGAGACCGCATCTTCGTCTCCACGCGCGTGGCGGACGTCTTCGAGCGGCCCGGCATCGCGGGGAAGATGGACATCGCAGTCATCGAGGACGAGGGCCGAGACGAGGAAGGCAACCTCGTGTTCCGTGCCCGCAGGACCCTGGTGGTGCGTGCTTCCAAGGAGACTCCCTGA
- a CDS encoding DUF4292 domain-containing protein, with the protein MNRAAAAIFLALLCSACPKRLEFGPEGRISDPQVLYQHVRERQAQVVTLEGDAKVHIESPQGSGTLSMFVGISRPALVHLETFDFFNRPVASLTSDGERFGLLQARENTYYQGPSSPENVSRFLPVVLPSEELVAVMLGQTPLIPPERMTLELDEKNRVYVLTLYRGPARQTLRVDPRYLRVVKSEVSGVPGYDLAFDDFKLRGELLFPGKVSLDAAAANTRLELRYQRVTLNGRPDLTLYELAAPEGAKVVDVDAQGRELSGPHPVGPPPPVPGS; encoded by the coding sequence ATGAACCGCGCAGCCGCTGCAATCTTCCTGGCCCTGCTTTGTTCGGCCTGCCCCAAGCGACTCGAGTTTGGTCCAGAAGGCCGCATCAGCGACCCGCAGGTGCTCTACCAGCACGTGCGTGAGCGCCAGGCGCAGGTCGTCACGTTGGAGGGCGACGCGAAGGTGCACATCGAGTCGCCGCAGGGCAGCGGCACGCTCAGCATGTTCGTGGGCATCAGTCGCCCCGCGCTCGTCCACCTGGAGACGTTCGACTTCTTCAACCGGCCCGTCGCCTCGCTCACCAGCGACGGCGAGCGCTTCGGTCTGCTCCAGGCCCGCGAGAACACCTACTACCAAGGGCCCTCGAGTCCGGAGAACGTCTCGCGCTTCCTGCCCGTGGTGTTGCCGAGCGAGGAGCTGGTCGCCGTCATGCTCGGCCAGACCCCGCTCATTCCCCCGGAGCGGATGACGCTGGAGCTGGATGAGAAGAACCGGGTCTATGTGCTCACGCTCTACCGAGGCCCCGCGCGTCAGACGCTGCGCGTCGATCCGCGCTACCTGCGCGTGGTGAAGAGCGAGGTGAGCGGCGTGCCGGGCTACGACCTGGCGTTCGATGACTTCAAGCTGCGCGGCGAGCTGCTCTTCCCGGGGAAGGTCTCCCTGGATGCCGCCGCGGCCAATACCAGGCTGGAGCTTCGGTATCAGCGGGTGACACTCAACGGCCGGCCGGATCTCACACTCTACGAGTTGGCGGCCCCCGAGGGCGCGAAGGTGGTGGACGTGGACGCTCAGGGGCGCGAGCTGTCGGGCCCCCACCCGGTGGGTCCTCCGCCACCGGTGCCGGGCTCCTAG
- a CDS encoding MotA/TolQ/ExbB proton channel family protein codes for MSLNDLLHYLRLGGVTLALLLAASVVALGVAIERLLALWGVSERSRALGETIHKHLLRGDVPAARTTAERSDAVAADIFLAGFERWERARTTGGSGIESAVERERAQVGLKLRRNLWILATIGSTTPFVGLFGTVAGIMRSFKDLGLDVEAGGTGGTSAVMTGISEALVATAVGILVAVMAMVFYNYFQARLSRVLVELRLLGDEFVELLKERAAGVPPVVEAPASPPRPDAQPAPSST; via the coding sequence ATGAGCCTGAACGATCTCCTGCACTACCTTCGCCTCGGCGGTGTCACCCTTGCCCTGCTCCTGGCCGCCTCGGTGGTCGCGCTGGGCGTGGCCATCGAACGTTTGCTCGCCCTCTGGGGGGTGAGCGAGCGCTCGCGCGCCTTGGGAGAGACCATCCACAAGCACCTGCTGCGAGGGGACGTGCCCGCCGCGCGCACCACGGCCGAGCGCTCCGACGCGGTGGCCGCCGACATCTTCCTCGCGGGGTTCGAGCGCTGGGAGCGGGCCCGCACCACGGGCGGCTCGGGCATCGAGTCCGCGGTGGAGCGCGAGCGCGCCCAGGTGGGCCTCAAGCTGCGCCGCAACCTGTGGATCCTCGCCACCATCGGCTCGACGACGCCGTTCGTGGGCCTGTTCGGCACCGTGGCTGGCATCATGCGCTCGTTCAAGGACCTGGGCCTGGACGTGGAGGCCGGCGGCACCGGCGGCACGTCGGCGGTGATGACGGGCATCTCCGAGGCGCTCGTGGCCACCGCCGTGGGCATCCTCGTGGCCGTCATGGCCATGGTCTTCTACAACTACTTCCAGGCCCGGCTGTCGCGCGTGCTCGTGGAGCTGCGCCTGTTGGGCGACGAGTTCGTCGAGCTGCTCAAGGAGCGCGCCGCGGGCGTGCCCCCCGTCGTGGAAGCCCCCGCCTCCCCTCCCCGCCCGGACGCGCAGCCCGCGCCCTCTTCGACGTAA
- a CDS encoding acyl-CoA dehydrogenase, with protein MSAGINTYKTDLREIFFTLFEQFGFGQVAGQVPYEAWGSDEARAVLTETYRFAREVLGPLNSVGDREGCRVEKGSVFTPTGFKDAWKKLYEQGFKTVAVSPDHGGQGAPMMLQVTVEEILSGSNTAFNMYPGLAFGAAEVIAECGTPEQQKQFVERMLNGTWGGTMCLTEPHAGSDVGAAKSTARRNPDGTYSIRGTKIFISGGDHDMADNIIHLVLARIDGASPGTKGLSLFIVPKRRINADGSAGAANDVAVGSIEHKMGINGSATCVINFGESDNCVGELVGTVEHVGMSQMFKMMNGARIAVGIQGLGLASAAYYNALDYAKDRKQGSHFTKWKDPTAPRAAIIEHPDVRRMLLEMKAHIEGIRSLIIKLAMHLDKARQLAGKDDDAASYHRGQVEVLTPLVKAYSSDQAFRLCAQAIQVYGGAGYIQDYPVEQYTRDSKIFSIYEGTNHIQAMDLVGRKMGQAGGAHFQQFMGDVGTFVETHREHAVFGDAVKTLAAAQEGLMSSAMALFGWSQDGAKFPLIPLSANRFLQMMSEVAVGWLLLDAAIVAEKAAASLSADHPDKAFYDGKKYSALWYARNVLPNVEHAARLIALEDTSPMDITDAAFASV; from the coding sequence ATGTCCGCCGGCATCAACACCTACAAGACCGACCTTCGAGAGATCTTCTTCACGCTGTTCGAGCAGTTCGGCTTCGGCCAGGTCGCGGGCCAGGTGCCCTACGAGGCCTGGGGTTCGGACGAGGCTCGGGCGGTGTTGACGGAGACGTACCGCTTCGCGCGCGAGGTGCTGGGGCCCCTCAACTCGGTGGGTGACCGCGAGGGCTGCCGCGTGGAGAAGGGCTCGGTCTTCACGCCCACGGGCTTCAAAGACGCGTGGAAGAAGCTCTACGAGCAGGGCTTCAAGACGGTGGCGGTGAGCCCGGACCACGGCGGCCAGGGCGCTCCGATGATGCTCCAGGTGACGGTGGAGGAGATCCTCTCGGGCTCCAACACGGCGTTCAACATGTACCCGGGCCTGGCGTTCGGCGCGGCCGAGGTCATCGCCGAGTGCGGCACGCCGGAGCAGCAGAAGCAGTTCGTGGAGCGCATGCTCAACGGCACGTGGGGCGGCACCATGTGCCTCACCGAGCCGCACGCCGGCTCGGACGTGGGCGCGGCCAAGTCGACGGCGCGGCGCAACCCGGACGGGACGTACAGCATCCGCGGGACGAAGATCTTCATCTCCGGCGGCGACCACGACATGGCGGACAACATCATCCACCTGGTGCTCGCGCGCATTGATGGTGCGTCGCCCGGCACCAAGGGCCTGTCGCTGTTCATCGTCCCCAAGCGCCGCATCAACGCGGACGGCTCGGCGGGCGCCGCCAATGACGTGGCGGTGGGCTCCATCGAGCACAAGATGGGCATCAACGGCTCGGCCACCTGTGTCATCAACTTTGGCGAGAGCGACAACTGTGTCGGCGAGCTGGTGGGCACCGTCGAGCACGTCGGCATGAGCCAGATGTTCAAGATGATGAACGGCGCGCGCATCGCCGTCGGCATCCAGGGCCTCGGGCTCGCGTCGGCCGCGTACTACAACGCGCTCGACTACGCGAAGGACCGCAAGCAGGGCTCGCACTTCACCAAGTGGAAGGACCCCACCGCGCCGCGCGCCGCCATCATCGAGCACCCGGACGTGCGCCGCATGCTGCTGGAGATGAAGGCCCACATCGAGGGCATCCGCTCGCTCATCATCAAGCTGGCCATGCACCTGGACAAGGCGCGCCAGCTCGCGGGCAAGGATGACGACGCGGCCAGCTACCACCGCGGCCAGGTGGAGGTGCTGACCCCGCTGGTGAAGGCGTACTCGTCGGATCAGGCCTTCCGCCTGTGCGCGCAGGCCATCCAGGTGTACGGCGGCGCCGGCTACATCCAGGACTACCCGGTGGAGCAGTACACGCGCGACTCGAAGATCTTCTCCATCTACGAGGGCACCAACCACATCCAGGCCATGGACCTGGTGGGCCGGAAGATGGGCCAGGCGGGCGGCGCGCACTTCCAGCAGTTCATGGGCGACGTGGGCACCTTCGTGGAGACCCACCGCGAGCACGCCGTCTTCGGCGATGCGGTGAAGACGCTGGCCGCGGCCCAGGAGGGCCTCATGTCCAGCGCGATGGCGCTGTTCGGCTGGTCGCAGGACGGGGCCAAGTTCCCGCTCATCCCGCTGTCCGCCAACCGCTTCCTGCAGATGATGTCCGAGGTCGCGGTGGGCTGGCTGCTGCTGGATGCCGCCATCGTCGCGGAGAAGGCCGCGGCGTCGCTGTCCGCGGACCACCCGGACAAGGCCTTCTACGACGGCAAGAAGTACAGCGCGCTCTGGTACGCCCGGAACGTGCTGCCCAACGTGGAGCACGCCGCTCGGCTGATCGCCCTCGAGGACACCTCCCCGATGGACATCACCGACGCGGCCTTCGCCTCCGTCTGA